The Planctomycetota bacterium DNA window TCAAGGCCCGGTGTGCCCTTGCGAGGACGGTTCCGAGCGGCTCGCCGGTGACCTTGGCAATGTCGTTGAACGCCAACCCGCCGTAGTACCTCAGCAGGAGGACTTCGCGGTCGGGGGCCGGGAGCCGCCGAAGGGCGGCCTCGACCTTCGAGGCGCGTTCGCCGCCGAGGAGTCGGTCCTCCGGCCGGCTCTGGCGTCGAGGCGACGCGGACGCTCGTTCGGGCCAATCCGCGTCGAGGCCGAGGGCCGGTTCAAGAGGCCGGCGCCGGAGCCAGTCGCGTGCGGCGTTCGTCGCAATGCGAAAGAGCCACGCCCGGAACTTCCCCTCCGGGCGATACGTCTCGAAGGCCCGAAAGGCCCGCAGGAGGGTCTCCTGCGTCAGGTCCTCGGCGGTGTCGCGGTTGCCGACCATGCGCACCAGCAGGCCGTAAATCCGCGGCGCGTACGCCACCAGCCGCTGCTCCTCTGCGTCCGAGT harbors:
- a CDS encoding sigma-70 family RNA polymerase sigma factor gives rise to the protein MALRDKDSDAEEQRLVAYAPRIYGLLVRMVGNRDTAEDLTQETLLRAFRAFETYRPEGKFRAWLFRIATNAARDWLRRRPLEPALGLDADWPERASASPRRQSRPEDRLLGGERASKVEAALRRLPAPDREVLLLRYYGGLAFNDIAKVTGEPLGTVLARAHRALKKMAELVPEE